From Paenibacillus polymyxa, the proteins below share one genomic window:
- a CDS encoding winged helix-turn-helix transcriptional regulator: MGKKKYNISVEATLEVIGGKWKCVILCHLTHGKMRTSELKRMMPSITQKMLTQQLRELEEDGIVNRISYNQVPPKVEYELSEYGCSLKSILDSLCAWGERHIIKEYGDKSAVLEDNILNKL; this comes from the coding sequence TTGGGAAAGAAAAAATACAATATCTCTGTTGAGGCGACATTAGAGGTGATCGGGGGAAAATGGAAGTGTGTGATTCTGTGTCATTTGACCCATGGAAAGATGCGAACAAGTGAATTAAAGCGCATGATGCCTTCCATAACACAAAAAATGCTGACTCAACAGCTTCGTGAATTAGAGGAAGACGGCATTGTCAATCGGATTAGCTATAATCAGGTTCCACCCAAAGTGGAGTACGAGCTTAGTGAATATGGATGTAGTTTGAAAAGCATTTTGGATTCACTTTGTGCCTGGGGAGAAAGACATATTATTAAAGAATACGGGGATAAATCTGCGGTTTTGGAGGATAACATTCTGAATAAGCTGTAA
- a CDS encoding aldo/keto reductase → MTQNLQSTTTLHNGVRMPWFGIGVFKVEEGSELVNAVKAAVKHGYRSIDTAAIYANENSVGQAIQEALSENNLSREELFVTSKVWNADLGYEETRAAYEASLNKLGLDYLDLYLIHWPVQGKYKEAWRALESLYKEGRIKAIGVSNFQIHHLEDLMQDAEIKPMVNQVEFHPQLTQTELLQFCQKNNIQMEAWSPLMQGQLLDHPVLQDIANKHGKSVAQVILRWDVQQGVVTIPKSTKAHRIVENADIFDFELTREDMDQIQELNANLRVGPDPDNFDF, encoded by the coding sequence ATGACACAAAACCTACAAAGCACAACAACATTGCACAACGGAGTTCGCATGCCTTGGTTTGGCATCGGGGTATTTAAAGTAGAAGAAGGTTCAGAGCTGGTCAATGCTGTGAAGGCTGCTGTAAAGCATGGCTACCGCAGTATAGATACAGCGGCAATCTATGCGAATGAAAACAGTGTAGGACAGGCTATTCAGGAAGCCCTCTCGGAGAATAATCTGTCCAGAGAAGAACTATTCGTCACCTCCAAAGTGTGGAATGCAGATTTAGGCTATGAAGAGACACGAGCGGCTTATGAAGCAAGCCTAAACAAACTGGGACTGGACTATCTGGATCTATATCTGATTCATTGGCCGGTTCAAGGGAAGTACAAAGAAGCTTGGAGAGCTTTGGAGTCCTTGTATAAAGAAGGACGGATTAAGGCCATCGGAGTCAGCAACTTCCAAATTCATCATTTGGAAGATCTCATGCAGGATGCAGAAATCAAGCCAATGGTCAATCAGGTGGAATTTCACCCGCAGCTAACCCAAACCGAGCTGCTGCAATTCTGTCAAAAGAACAACATCCAAATGGAAGCCTGGTCCCCGCTCATGCAGGGTCAATTGCTCGATCATCCGGTGCTGCAAGACATAGCGAACAAGCACGGTAAATCGGTGGCTCAAGTGATTTTACGCTGGGATGTACAGCAGGGAGTCGTCACTATTCCCAAGTCCACCAAGGCGCATCGAATCGTCGAAAATGCCGATATTTTTGACTTTGAATTGACGCGTGAGGATATGGATCAAATTCAGGAGTTAAATGCCAATCTTCGGGTAGGTCCAGATCCGGACAACTTTGATTTTTAA
- a CDS encoding MFS transporter, whose protein sequence is MSPESKRSIWPLLALAVSAFAIGTTEFISVGLLPLIAEDLHISVTMSALTVTLYALGVTIGAPVLTSLTSSVPRKTLLLWIMIVFIAGNSLAAVSSGITLLLIARVISAFSHGVFMSIGSTIAADLVPDDRRASAISIMFSGLTVATVTGVPLGTYVGQQWGWRAAFMAIVVVGVVALIANLILLPSTLRKGNKTPFSEQVKLVTNGRLLLAFIITALGYGGTFVVFTYLSPLLHDITGFGENTVTFILLLYGIAIAIGNVIGGKAANRRPLSALFYMFLIQAVILFLLWFTVPFQTAGLVTIFFMGLLAFMNVPGLQVYVVMLAERFAPKAVDVASAVNIAAFNAGIAIGAYVGGIVTDSMGLMHTTWVGGVMVLVAVLLTVWSRMLEKRDTTALVG, encoded by the coding sequence ATGTCGCCAGAATCCAAACGAAGTATCTGGCCATTACTGGCTTTAGCCGTAAGTGCCTTTGCCATTGGGACCACTGAGTTCATCAGCGTAGGATTGCTTCCCCTGATCGCTGAAGACTTGCACATATCCGTAACAATGTCCGCACTAACTGTAACGCTGTATGCATTAGGGGTTACCATTGGGGCACCTGTGTTGACCTCGTTAACATCGAGTGTTCCTCGTAAAACGCTACTGCTGTGGATCATGATTGTGTTTATAGCAGGCAACAGCCTTGCTGCGGTCTCTAGTGGAATCACCCTGCTGCTGATTGCACGTGTCATCTCGGCGTTCTCCCATGGAGTGTTCATGTCCATCGGGTCCACCATCGCGGCCGACCTTGTTCCCGATGATCGGCGGGCGAGTGCCATTTCGATTATGTTCTCCGGCTTGACCGTTGCCACCGTCACAGGGGTACCATTGGGCACCTACGTGGGGCAGCAATGGGGTTGGCGGGCTGCATTTATGGCCATTGTGGTCGTCGGTGTTGTGGCCCTCATTGCTAATCTGATTCTGCTGCCCTCTACGCTCCGAAAAGGGAATAAGACTCCTTTCAGCGAGCAGGTCAAACTGGTTACGAATGGTCGCTTGCTACTTGCATTTATCATTACTGCCTTGGGATATGGGGGCACATTCGTCGTGTTTACTTATTTATCTCCATTACTTCATGACATAACCGGTTTTGGAGAAAATACGGTAACGTTCATTCTCTTATTGTATGGAATCGCCATTGCTATCGGGAATGTCATCGGTGGAAAAGCTGCGAACCGCAGACCGCTTTCAGCTTTGTTTTACATGTTTCTGATTCAAGCTGTGATCCTGTTTCTGCTGTGGTTTACCGTGCCATTTCAAACGGCAGGTCTGGTGACGATTTTCTTTATGGGATTGCTTGCGTTTATGAATGTGCCTGGTCTACAGGTGTATGTAGTTATGTTAGCCGAACGTTTTGCACCCAAAGCGGTCGATGTCGCCTCTGCTGTTAATATTGCGGCCTTCAATGCAGGGATCGCAATCGGAGCATATGTGGGAGGTATTGTGACAGATTCAATGGGTCTCATGCATACAACTTGGGTCGGTGGGGTAATGGTTTTGGTGGCGGTTCTACTGACAGTCTGGAGTCGTATGCTCGAAAAAAGGGATACAACCGCCTTGGTAGGCTAA
- the adhP gene encoding alcohol dehydrogenase AdhP, with protein sequence MKAAIVTKDKKVSVEEKPLRSLKHGEALVQVEYCGVCHTDLHVKNADFGDVTGRVLGHEGIGKVIELGEGVTSLKIGDRVSIAWMFESCGHCEYCLTGRETLCREVKNAGYTVDGAMAEQCIVTADYAVKVPDNLDPAAASSVTCAGVTTYKAVKVSDIRPGQWIGIFGIGGLGNLAVQYAKNVFNAKVVAFDISDEKLELAKKIGADYIVNSMKEDPVARAKELTNGAGLDATVVTAVAKTPFNQAIDVVKAGARVVAVGLPTDKMDLDIPRLVLDGIQVIGSLVGTREDLKEAFQFAAEGKVVPLVQKRPLEDINEIFEEMEHGKIQGRMVIDFTK encoded by the coding sequence ATGAAAGCAGCAATTGTTACAAAAGACAAGAAAGTTAGTGTAGAAGAGAAACCTTTGCGCTCCCTGAAACATGGGGAAGCGTTAGTCCAAGTTGAATATTGTGGGGTTTGCCACACAGATTTACACGTAAAAAATGCAGATTTCGGTGATGTCACAGGCAGAGTTCTGGGACATGAAGGTATTGGGAAAGTCATTGAATTAGGTGAAGGAGTGACCAGTCTTAAAATTGGCGATCGCGTAAGTATTGCCTGGATGTTCGAAAGCTGCGGTCACTGCGAATATTGTTTAACCGGACGGGAAACTTTGTGTCGTGAAGTTAAAAATGCCGGATACACGGTAGATGGTGCAATGGCAGAACAATGTATTGTCACAGCTGACTATGCGGTCAAAGTACCAGATAACCTTGATCCTGCCGCTGCAAGTAGTGTAACTTGCGCAGGGGTTACAACATATAAAGCAGTTAAAGTAAGCGATATCAGACCAGGACAATGGATCGGTATCTTCGGTATCGGCGGCTTGGGTAACTTGGCTGTGCAATACGCCAAAAATGTATTCAATGCTAAAGTTGTAGCGTTTGACATCAGTGATGAAAAACTCGAACTGGCCAAAAAAATTGGTGCTGACTATATTGTTAACAGCATGAAAGAAGATCCAGTCGCCCGAGCTAAGGAATTAACGAACGGTGCTGGTCTGGATGCAACCGTGGTTACTGCTGTTGCCAAAACACCTTTCAACCAAGCCATTGACGTTGTGAAGGCTGGCGCGCGTGTCGTAGCTGTAGGTCTTCCAACCGATAAAATGGATTTGGACATTCCGCGTCTGGTTCTGGACGGCATTCAAGTAATCGGTTCTTTGGTCGGTACTCGTGAAGACCTTAAAGAAGCGTTCCAGTTTGCTGCAGAAGGTAAAGTTGTTCCTCTTGTACAAAAACGTCCGCTTGAAGACATCAATGAGATCTTCGAAGAGATGGAGCATGGCAAAATCCAAGGACGTATGGTCATTGATTTTACCAAATAA
- a CDS encoding glycoside hydrolase family 32 protein translates to MKMTKEQKYRLIEQAEPGEIASLQKKVEQCPWRQSFHIQPPTGLLNDPNGFSYYQGEYHLFYQWFPLGTDHGMKYWYHLKSKDLVTWHSAGIGITPGDYFDSHGAYSGSALEHEGKLYMMYTGNTRDENWIRHPYQCMAVMDESGHITKWEHPVIGHVPEGYTDHFRDPKLWKDGDSFYCVIGAQRTDSTGCVVLYRSTDLHTWQFEGELSTGLESFGYMWECPDYFELNGAGVLVFSPQGLEPSGDENHNIYQSGYVIGKLLDTESRTLEHGAFQELDRGFDFYAPQTMIDPQGRRIMVAWMGLPDIEYPTDPNGWAHCLTLPRELTLHEGKLLQRPIPELTTLRRNSEDRVADTLSSESKTYEGFKGTAYEMICEVDLLDAKAFGIEFRASETEKTVIKYNAVSRKLVLDRTQSGEPVATSYGEVRQCAWDKDHIKLHLFVDTSSVEIFVNDGEEVFTSRIFPHPESDEIRFFADKGEALFQAVKWNFT, encoded by the coding sequence ATGAAAATGACAAAAGAACAAAAGTATCGATTAATCGAGCAGGCTGAGCCCGGTGAAATAGCAAGCTTGCAGAAAAAGGTGGAGCAATGTCCGTGGCGGCAGTCGTTTCATATCCAACCACCGACAGGCTTGCTCAATGATCCGAATGGATTTTCATATTATCAAGGCGAATACCACTTATTTTATCAGTGGTTCCCACTAGGAACCGATCACGGAATGAAATATTGGTATCATTTGAAATCCAAAGATTTGGTCACATGGCATAGTGCAGGCATTGGCATCACACCTGGAGACTACTTCGACTCGCATGGGGCTTATTCCGGCAGCGCGCTGGAGCATGAGGGCAAATTATACATGATGTATACAGGAAATACTCGTGACGAAAACTGGATCAGACATCCTTATCAATGCATGGCTGTTATGGATGAGAGCGGTCACATTACCAAGTGGGAGCATCCTGTTATTGGCCATGTGCCAGAAGGTTATACAGACCATTTTCGTGATCCCAAGCTGTGGAAGGACGGCGATAGTTTCTACTGTGTGATTGGTGCACAAAGAACAGATTCAACAGGCTGCGTTGTCCTTTATCGTTCAACGGATCTTCACACTTGGCAGTTCGAGGGAGAACTGAGCACGGGGCTGGAATCGTTTGGATATATGTGGGAATGCCCGGATTATTTTGAACTGAATGGAGCGGGTGTGTTGGTCTTTTCTCCACAGGGCTTGGAGCCTTCAGGGGATGAAAACCACAATATTTATCAATCGGGCTACGTCATCGGCAAACTGCTGGATACAGAGTCAAGAACACTGGAGCACGGCGCATTCCAGGAGCTTGATCGGGGCTTCGACTTCTATGCACCACAGACGATGATTGACCCGCAGGGGCGTCGTATTATGGTGGCCTGGATGGGGCTGCCGGATATCGAATATCCGACAGATCCGAACGGATGGGCCCACTGTCTGACATTACCGAGGGAACTTACGCTTCATGAGGGAAAACTCTTGCAGCGGCCTATCCCCGAATTAACCACGCTGCGTAGAAATAGTGAGGATCGGGTAGCTGACACGTTGTCCTCAGAGAGCAAAACCTACGAAGGATTTAAGGGTACTGCCTATGAGATGATCTGCGAAGTAGATCTTTTGGATGCCAAGGCATTCGGTATTGAATTCCGTGCGAGTGAGACGGAGAAAACGGTGATTAAATATAATGCCGTTAGCCGTAAACTTGTATTGGATCGTACGCAATCGGGTGAGCCTGTAGCCACTTCGTACGGTGAAGTACGGCAGTGTGCATGGGACAAGGATCATATTAAACTTCATCTGTTTGTAGATACATCTTCAGTTGAGATTTTCGTCAATGATGGGGAAGAAGTGTTCACCAGTCGTATTTTTCCGCACCCAGAGAGTGACGAAATACGCTTTTTTGCCGACAAGGGAGAGGCTCTCTTCCAAGCGGTAAAATGGAATTTTACATGA
- a CDS encoding LacI family DNA-binding transcriptional regulator has protein sequence MNKTIADIAQMAGVSKSTVSRFLNGGSVSLDTKRKIEKVVKATGYVPNTFAQSLKAKRTNIIGTVVPRLDSFATSHTLMGIDEELRSQHYQMLISNTSQDVKREIEAIYEFARQKISGIILLAAQITDDHLTAIRDISIPVLLVGQQHEQIHSLIHDDYRAGYDIGAYVLSQGHREIAYVGVTERDVAVGVQRKEGFRQAVRDALPATCYTDETMRAAGYDIRYYETGFKMSDARIAASAILDQFKPSLMVCATDNIALGVINAAYSRGITIPSDLSVTGFGGYDITEVIHPALTTVQYPYMEAGRVAAQNIVRLVEHKTVEQVTVMDYTLIERESVDKR, from the coding sequence ATGAATAAGACAATTGCAGATATAGCCCAAATGGCTGGTGTATCCAAGAGCACCGTATCCCGTTTTTTGAACGGCGGATCTGTCAGCCTGGACACTAAGCGTAAAATTGAAAAGGTGGTTAAGGCCACGGGGTATGTGCCCAATACCTTTGCCCAAAGTTTGAAGGCAAAACGAACCAACATTATCGGAACCGTCGTGCCACGGCTGGATTCCTTTGCGACATCCCATACGTTAATGGGGATTGATGAGGAGCTGCGTTCCCAACATTACCAGATGCTGATCTCTAATACGAGTCAGGATGTAAAGCGTGAAATCGAAGCGATCTATGAGTTCGCACGACAAAAAATTTCAGGCATCATTCTGCTGGCTGCTCAAATTACAGACGACCACCTGACCGCGATTCGAGATATCAGTATTCCGGTATTGCTGGTAGGCCAACAACATGAGCAGATCCATAGCCTTATCCATGATGATTATCGTGCCGGATATGATATCGGTGCATATGTCCTGTCACAGGGCCACCGTGAAATTGCCTATGTCGGTGTTACTGAAAGGGACGTTGCTGTCGGTGTGCAACGCAAAGAGGGCTTTAGGCAGGCTGTTCGCGATGCGTTACCTGCTACGTGTTATACGGACGAGACGATGCGAGCCGCAGGATATGATATCAGATACTATGAAACCGGATTTAAAATGTCCGATGCAAGGATTGCCGCATCCGCCATCTTAGACCAATTCAAGCCATCGTTGATGGTGTGTGCTACGGATAATATCGCGCTTGGGGTAATCAACGCGGCTTATTCCAGAGGAATTACCATCCCGTCGGATTTGTCGGTCACTGGCTTTGGGGGATACGATATTACGGAGGTCATTCACCCTGCGCTAACAACTGTTCAATATCCGTATATGGAGGCCGGACGTGTAGCAGCCCAAAACATTGTACGGCTGGTAGAACATAAAACGGTAGAGCAAGTGACAGTCATGGATTATACCCTTATTGAAAGAGAAAGCGTTGACAAACGCTGA